A region of the Thiovulum sp. ES genome:
GTTTCACACCGAAGATTTTTACATTCAAGTTGCTGGTGAAACAGTTCAAAACTATTTTTGCAACAACCAATATTTTGGTGAAAATATTTGGGAGAAGTGGCAAAAAATCGAGAGTTACAAAATTGGAACTCAAAAAGTTTTCACTGAAACAGTTGTTATTGCTGGACGGAAAAAGTTAATCTCTGAAAAAGATGAAATCTACAAAAAGTTACAGAGTGAAACAAGAGAGACAGAGAAAAAGCTGATTTCTGAAAAAGCTGATTTGCAAAGAAATTTAGATTTGCAAATTAAAAGCAGAAAAGAGGCAGAGAGTCGTCTAATTTCAGAAAAAGAGAGTTCTCGAAATTTCCAAAAAAGTTATGATGGAAAAATCTCAAATTTGCAAAACTCTCTGAAAAAGTCTTTGGAGACAAAAACTTTTCTCGATTTAGAAAAACAGAAAGCTGAATTGCAAAAAATTGAGATGGAGGCTAAAAAACGGGAAGCGGAAGAGTTAGAGAATTTCCAAAAACTGAAACGGGAGTTAGAGGAGAAGCAGAAAAGAGAGTTAGAGATTTTAGAGGCAAAAAGAGTTCAAATTTCTAAAGAGAAAGATAAAATTGATACAACTCAAAAAAGCAATCTTAAAGTTTCTAAACCGAAAAAAGAGGCTAAACCAGTTTCAAACTCTCTTGTTTGGAGAGGAAAAAATTTCAAAAAGTTCCATGTTGATTTAGAAAATCCTTCACCTTTTAACGAAGCACTTGATGCTGTTTGTCAAAATCAGAGAGCATTTGAGTTAAGAAAAGCAAAAGTTGAAAATGAGAAACCAGATTTTGGAAAAACTTTCTCTTATGAAAATTTCTCATTCCGAAATTTTGTTGAACCAAAAAAGAGAGCTGTTGCAAAACCTGACCCGATGACGAAATTGGCAGAAAAAGGTGAATTTGAGACAACTTCAGAGTTCGAACTCCGAAAAACAGAGTGGGAGAATGAGAAGCGACGGAGAGAACTCAATTTTGAGAGAGAGACAAAACTTGCCAAAACTGAATATCAGAGCAATTTAAAAATATCTCGTGAAAAATATGAGGCTGAAAAAAATCTTGCAAAAGAGAGATATGAGTCTGACAAAACTCTTGCACTGAAAAAATTCAACTCTGAAAAAGCTGAATACGATAGAGGTTATATCCAAAGACGAAAAGAGGTTTTAGAAAAACTTGAAAATTGGTTTTCAAACCAAAAGGGTGAAATTCTCAATTCATGGCTCGGTTCTCAAAAAATCGAGATGGAATATAATGCAGATCGTGAAGAGTTTAAAGTTGAAACAGTTTCTCAATCTCGTTATGGTGAAAAAGTAGATTTTTCAATTTCAGTTCCTCGAAATCTTGCACAAAATTTTAAAAATAGTGTGGAAAACTTTGATTTTGAATTTATTCCATACAGGGGAAAAGTTCAGAATGGTTTTGAAAAAGTGAAAACTGGAACAAAAGAGGT
Encoded here:
- a CDS encoding Protein of unknown function (DUF1566) (PFAM: Protein of unknown function (DUF1566)); the protein is MLHPITEDLLSDDREPSFQLYFPDDEFVQKSLGKTTKELSTDIFKSTKGDWRNEENVKFKTEFYKIRLFSEDFTAFRFPTLFDQIFIGRYEQLNREDSRFNVLEIGYFDVGKPFHTEDFYIQVAGETVQNYFCNNQYFGENIWEKWQKIESYKIGTQKVFTETVVIAGRKKLISEKDEIYKKLQSETRETEKKLISEKADLQRNLDLQIKSRKEAESRLISEKESSRNFQKSYDGKISNLQNSLKKSLETKTFLDLEKQKAELQKIEMEAKKREAEELENFQKLKRELEEKQKRELEILEAKRVQISKEKDKIDTTQKSNLKVSKPKKEAKPVSNSLVWRGKNFKKFHVDLENPSPFNEALDAVCQNQRAFELRKAKVENEKPDFGKTFSYENFSFRNFVEPKKRAVAKPDPMTKLAEKGEFETTSEFELRKTEWENEKRRRELNFERETKLAKTEYQSNLKISREKYEAEKNLAKERYESDKTLALKKFNSEKAEYDRGYIQRRKEVLEKLENWFSNQKGEILNSWLGSQKIEMEYNADREEFKVETVSQSRYGEKVDFSISVPRNLAQNFKNSVENFDFEFIPYRGKVQNGFEKVKTGTKEVEDGFKISINWLGFRTEKQKYKRVDVFEDKPVFKEVDSFILNGISTNFENKTFSAKEFKKDILVEIEREREREREREREREREREIASKTITVGNLMFQDFDLPKGMNWKSACEYCEKLRLLGFSNWRLPNKDELKIAEKNKNSFRNLQSKTSWCWSISKYNSSESWVVYFYNGNDDWYDQAYDSFAVCVRDV